Proteins encoded in a region of the Ziziphus jujuba cultivar Dongzao chromosome 3, ASM3175591v1 genome:
- the LOC107422153 gene encoding UPF0481 protein At3g47200-like, translating to MKEQSTAAAAAANEVAINIKNIDEDLAYIFNGNRLSTRLSHQQLKLPNIPKVPKMLRNLEKNKGCFDPHVVSIGPYHHGKDHLKEVEKLKAELARQYCGRFDGLRGCDLYEKVKVVAGEARRFYDIEPSKGVNDDQAFTKMMFLDGCFILQFMWLLVKGEYHAMGMKNNVIANVKRDMFLLENQLPYIVLRALMKDEEDEKCWKKRIETYITICRRLHPEVKPRWFTSPFRSSPEEKYILHLLDMTRERFVNQSATIQCRKTQISDTNQIRSCSNEWYSYYSARVLNSMGIWFKPNKTGSFSDVKFESQLFIRGVLTLPPILIDASTKSVLLNLLAFESSHNNSADEQGVTSYMCFMDSIIDNAEDVMILRTQNVIVNCLGTDQQVADLFNDIASNLVPNPHTYAEAKRGIQKHCNTRFKKWMAEFLHIHFKSPWTLIALFGSLLLITLTAVQTYFAAKPS from the coding sequence ATGAAGGAGCAATctacagcagcagcagcagcagcaaacGAAGTAGCAATCAACATCAAAAATATTGATGAGGATCTTGCTTACATATTCAATGGGAATAGATTATCAACTCGATTAAGCCACCAACAACTAAAACTGCCCAACATACCAAAAGTTCCGAAGATGCTTCGTAATCTTGAGAAGAACAAAGGTTGCTTTGATCCTCATGTGGTTTCCATAGGTCCTTATCACCATGGGAAAGATCACCTTAAAGAAGTTGAGAAACTCAAGGCTGAACTGGCAAGGCAGTATTGTGGCCGTTTTGATGGACTCCGGGGTTGTGATTTATATGAGAAAGTCAAAGTCGTGGCCGGTGAAGCAAGGAGATTCTATGACATTGAACCCTCGAAAGGAGTCAATGACGATCAGGCATTTACAAAAATGATGTTTCTTGACGGTTGCTTCATTCTACAGTTCATGTGGCTGCTAGTGAAAGGAGAGTATCACGCTATGGGGATGAAAAATAATGTGATAGCTAATGTCAAGCGAGACATGTTCTTATTAGAGAACCAACTCCCTTACATTGTCCTCAGGGCGTTAATGAAGGACGAAGAGGATGAAAAATGTTGGAAGAAAAGGATTGAAACATACATCACTATCTGTCGAAGACTTCATCCTGAAGTCAAACCACGGTGGTTTACTAGTCCTTTTAGGTCATCAccagaagaaaaatatattctcCATCTTCTGGACATGACGAGAGAAAGATTTGTGAACCAAAGTGCTACCATCCAGTGCAGAAAAACTCAAATATCAGACACCAATCAGATCAGAAGCTGCTCCAATGAGTGGTACTCTTATTATTCAGCCAGGGTGCTCAATTCTATGGGAATCTGGTTCAAACCCAACAAAACAGGTAGTTTTAGCGATGTCAAGTTTGAATCTCAACTGTTCATTAGGGGAGTGCTCACACTTCCTCCAATACTAATAGATGCCTCCACTAAATCGGTGCTGCTCAACTTGTTGGCTTTCGAATCGAGCCATAACAACTCGGCCGATGAGCAGGGTGTCACCTCTTATATGTGCTTCATGGACTCAATCATTGACAATGCTGAAGATGTGATGATCCTAAGGACCCAGAACGTCATCGTCAATTGCTTGGGAACCGACCAACAGGTTGCAGATCTCTTTAACGACATAGCGAGCAATTTGGTCCCAAATCCTCATACTTATGCTGAAGCTAAGCGTGGAATTCAAAAGCATTGCAATACCAGGTTCAAGAAATGGATGGCAGAATTTCTCCACATCCATTTCAAAAGCCCTTGGACGCTTATTGCATTATTTGGTTCCCTTTTACTTATCACGCTCACTGCCGTTCAGACTTATTTTGCAGCAAAGCCATCCTAA
- the LOC132799145 gene encoding probable aldo-keto reductase 2 yields the protein MAQVRRIKLGSQGLEVSAQGLGCMGMSAFYGPPKPDSDMISLIHHAINSGVTLLDTSDYYGPYTNEILLGKALRDGLRDKVEVATKFGISVKDGKREIRGDPQYVRAACEASLKRLGVDSVDLYYQHRIDTKVPIEVTVGELKKLVEEGKIKYIGLSEASAATIRRAHAVHPITAVQLEWSLWSRDVEEDIIPTCRELGIGIVAYSPLGRGFLSSGPKLLDELTKEDFRKNQPRFQPENLEHNKTIFERVNEMAERKGCTPSQLALAWVHHQGNDVCPIPGTTKIENFNQNIGALSVKLTPEEKAKLESFASKDVVKGERYATGIPTYKQSDTPPLSSWKAT from the exons ATGGCGCAAGTGAGAAGAATCAAACTTGGTTCACAAGGTCTAGAGGTATCGGCTCAGGGACTTGGATGCATGGGCATGTCAGCTTTCTACGGCCCTCCAAAGCCTGATTCCGATATGATATCTCTCATCCACCATGCCATCAACTCCGGCGTCACCCTCCTCGACACCTCCGACTATTACGGTCCTTACACCAACGAAATCCTTCTAGGGAag GCGCTCAGAGATGGACTGAGGGACAAAGTTGAGGTTGCTACTAAATTTGGTATAAGCGTTAAGGACGGCAAGAGGGAGATTCGTGGTGATCCTCAGTATGTGAGAGCCGCTTGTGAGGCCAGTTTGAAGCGGCTTGGAGTTGACAGTGTTGATCTCTATTACCAGCATCGCATCGACACCAAAGTCCCAATTGAAGTCACG GTGGGGGAGCTGAAGAAACTAGTTGAAGagggtaaaataaaatacattggtTTATCTGAGGCCTCTGCTGCAACAATAAGAAGAGCTCATGCTGTTCATCCAATAACAGCCGTGCAGCTGGAATGGTCCTTGTGGTCGAGAGATGTTGAAGAAGACATAATTCCTACCTGCAG GGAACTTGGCATTGGCATTGTAGCATACAGTCCTTTAGGTAGAGGATTCCTGTCATCCGGACCCAAATTACTAGACGAACTGACCAAGGAAGACTTTCGAAAG AATCAACCTAGGTTCCAACCAGAAAACCTAGAGCACAACAAAACAATATTCGAGAGGGTGAATGAAATGGCAGAAAGAAAAGGATGCACACCATCACAGTTAGCTCTTGCCTGGGTTCATCACCAAGGAAATGATGTCTGTCCTATCCCGGGAACTACGAAAATCGAGAATTTTAACCAGAACATTGGGGCACTTTCTGTTAAACTGACACCAGAAGAGAAGGCAAAGCTTGAATCTTTTGCTTCAAAGGATGTTGTTAAGGGTGAAAGATATGCGACCGGGATTCCTACTTATAAGCAATCAGACACTCCACCATTGTCTTCATGGAAGGCCACTTAA